One Lycium barbarum isolate Lr01 chromosome 5, ASM1917538v2, whole genome shotgun sequence genomic window carries:
- the LOC132641653 gene encoding fruit protein pKIWI502, translating to MSILSLSPFPNPTLPHLSSHAPSHIESSMTFLKPLHYHLRRRLAVTAAAVRQDTNLWTTAPLLTVSPAATESLFHVTIDVSDYPDLATSHTKPGQYLQLRIPDVEKPSFLAIASPPSVAASKGVFEFLVKSISGSTAEMLCELKKGDVVELSQVMGKGFDLEQISPVDKYQTVLIFATGSGISPIRSLIEAGFGADKRSDVRLYYGARNLKRMAYQDRFKNWASSGVKVVPVLSQPDDGWTGEHGYVQAAFARAKNIFSPQSTGAVLCGQKQMAEEVTSLLVADGVSTEKILKNF from the exons atgTCAATCCTTTCCCTTTCTCCATTTCCTAATCCCACTCTTCCCCATCTTAGTTCCCATGCACCCTCCCACATCGAATCATCCATGACCTTCCTTAAACCTCTCCACTACCATCTCCGCCGCCGTCTCGCCGTCACCGCCGCCGCCGTCCGTCAAGACACAAACCTCTGGACAACCGCACCTCTCCTCACAGTCTCACCCGCCGCTACTGAATCTCTGTTCCACGTCACTATCGACGTGTCCGATTACCCTGACCTAGCTACCTCACACACAAAACCAGGTCAATATCTCCAACTCCGTATCCCTGACGTTGAGAAACCCTCGTTTCTCGCGATCGCATCGCCGCCGTCGGTTGCTGCATCGAAAGGTGTGTTTGAGTTTTTAGTGAAAAGTATATCAGGATCTACGGCGGAGATGTTATGTGAGCTGAAGAAAGGAGATGTAGTGGAGTTGAGTCAGGTTATGGGGAAAGGATTTGATTTGGAACAAATCTCACCGGTTGACAAGTATCAGACGGTCCTGATTTTCGCTACCGGATCTGGAATTAG CCCTATTAGGTCCCTGATTGAGGCAGGATTTGGTGCAGACAAGAGATCTGATGTTCGGCTATATTATGGCGCACGGAATTTGAAGAGAATGGCATACCAG GATAGGTTTAAGAACTGGGCATCCTCTGGGGTTAAGGTTGTTCCAGTGTTGTCTCAGCCTGATGATGGTTGGACAGGCGAACACGGCTATGTTCAG GCTGCATTTGCGCGAGCTAAAAACATTTTTAGTCCTCAATCCACTGGAGCAGTCCTCTGTGGTCAAAAGCAAATGGCTGAG
- the LOC132641651 gene encoding ATP synthase subunit beta, mitochondrial yields the protein MSSRRLLASLLRSTARRNGGAAISRSPLANSIPRATSRASPKGFLLNRVAKYATNAAAPSDKSATPPKSASSEHSGKITDEFTGAGSIGKVCQVIGAVVDVRFDEGLPPILTALEVLDNQIRLVLEVAQHLGESMVRTIAMDGTEGLVRGQRVLNTGSPITVPVGRSTLGRIMNVIGEPIDERGEIKTDHFLPIHREAPSFVEQATEQEILVTGIKVVDLLAPYQRGGKIGLFGGAGVGKTVLIMELINNVAKAHGGFSVFAGVGERTREGNDLYREMMESGVIKLGEKQSESKCALVYGQMNEPPGARARVGLTGLTVAEHFRDAEGQDVLLFIDNIFRFTQANSEVSALLGRIPSAVGYQPTLATDLGGLQERITTTKKGSITSVQAIYVPADDLTDPAPATTFAHLDATTVLSRQISELGIYPAVDPLDSTSRMLSPHILGEDHYNTARGVQKVLQNYKNLQDIIAILGMDELSEDDKMTVARARKIQRFLSQPFHVAEVFTGAPGKYVDLKESINSFQGVLDGKYDDLSEQSFYMVGGIDEVIAKAEKIAKESAA from the exons ATGTCTTCTCGGAGGCTTCTAGCCTCTCTTCTCCGATCAACCGCCCGCCGCAACGGCGGCGCGGCCATTTCCAGATCTCCACTAGCAAATTCCATCCCACGCGCCACCTCACGCGCCTCCCCTAAAGGTTTCCTCTTAAACCGTGTGGCTAAATACGCTACCAACGCCGCTGCTCCATCTGATAAGTCGGCTACTCCTCCTAAATCGGCTAGTAGTGAACATAGTGGAAAGATCACCGATGAGTTCACTGGCGCTGGTTCGATCGGAAAAGTGTGTCAAGTTATTGGTGCTGTTGTTGATGTGAGATTTGATGAAG GTTTACCTCCGATCCTTACGGCTCTTGAGGTACTGGATAACCAGATCCGGCTTGTGCTTGAGGTTGCTCAACATTTGGGTGAAAGTATGGTTAGGACTATTGCTATGGATGGTACTGAAGGTCTTGTACGTGGTCAACGTGTACTTAACACTGGATCTCCTATCACT GTACCTGTTGGTAGGTCTACCCTTGGCCGTATTATGAATGTCATTGGAGAGCCTATTGATGAGAGAGGCGAAATTA AAACCGATCACTTTTTGCCAATTCATCGTGAAGCTCCTTCCTTTGTTGAGCAGGCAACTGAACAAGAAATTCTTGTTACTGGCATCAAG GTTGTTGATCTACTTGCCCCTTACCAAAGGGGAGGAAAGATTGGGCTTTTTGGTGGTGCTGGTGTGGGGAAGACTGTGCTTATTATGGAACTGATTAACAATGTTGCAAAAGCACATG GTGGTTTCTCTGTCTTTGCTGGTGTGGGTGAACGCACTCGTGAGGGTAACGATTTGTACAGGGAAATGATGGAAAGTGGTGTTATTAAGCTAGgcgaaaagcaa AGTGAAAGCAAGTGCGCTCTTGTATATGGTCAAATGAATGAGCCCCCTGGTGCTCGTGCCCGTGTTGGTCTGACAGGATTGACTGTGGCTGAGCACTTCAGAGATGCTGAGGGGCAGGATGTGCTTCTCTTTATTGACAACATTTTCAGATTTACCCAG GCTAACTCAGAGGTCTCTGCTTTGCTTGGTCGTATCCCATCTGCTGTCGGTTATCAACCAACTTTAGCTACCGATCTTGGAGGTCTTCAAGAGCGTATCACTACAACCAAGAAAGGTTCTATTACTTCTGTCCAGGCTATCTATGTGCCTGCTGATGATTTGACAGATCCCGCCCCTGCAACTACCTTTGCTCACTTGGATGCCACAACTGTCTTGTCCCGTCAA ATTTCTGAGCTTGGTATTTATCCTGCTGTCGATCCACTTGATTCTACATCCCGTATGCTGTCACCTCACATTTTGGGAGAAGATCATTACAATACTGCTCGTGGGGTACAGAAAGTTCTTCAGAACTACAAGAATCTTCAAGATATTATTGCTATTTTGGGTATGGATGAGCTTAGTGAAGATGATAAGATGACTGTTGCCCGTGCACGTAAGATCCAAAGATTCCTTAGTCAGCCTTTCCATGTTGCCGAAGTCTTCACGGGTGCTCCTGGAAAATATGTTGACTTGAAGGAGAGCATCAACAGTTTCCAG GGAGTCTTGGATGGAAAATATGATGACCTTTCAGAACAGTCATTCTATATGGTTGGTGGAATCGATGAAGTCATTGCCAAGGCAGAGAAGATTGCCAAGGAATCTGCAGCTTAG